TCCCGTGGGGCCTGAGGGGTACTCGTCCTCGGTGCCTTTCTGCGTGGACGGCCCCAGGCTGGATGAGTTCCTCCAAGAGATGCGCAGCCAGGTCTTCCAGGATCGGCAGGGTTACCTGACCGTGGGGGAGGCTCCCCGTCTGGCGCCTGCCCGCAGCGGGCAGATCACCGACCCGGCCAACCACGAGCTGGACATGCTCTTCCTCTTCACCCAGACCGAGGTTGACACCGGGGACAGCAAGTGGGACATCCGTCCCTTCCGAGTTCCCAGGCTCAAGGCTGCCATGGACGAGCAGCAGCAGGCTGTGGCCAAGGCCGGATGGGCCAGCCTCTACTTCGACAACCACGACCAGCCCAGGATCGTCTCCCGCTGGGGCGACACCTCCAGTGAGGGGCTGCGCTCGCGTTCGGCCAAGGCCCTAGGGCTCCTCCTGCACATGCACCGGGGGACCCCCTACATCTATCAGGGCGAGGAGCTGGGCATGACCAATGCCGGCTTCACCAGCCTCGACCAGTACCAGGATCTGGAGTCCATCAACCTCTACCATCAGCGGGTCGATCAGGCGCACGAGCAGGATCCGGAGTCCATGATGGCCGCCCTGGCCTATATGAGCCGCGACAACGCCCGCACCCCCATGCAGTGGGACTCCACCAAGTTCGCCGGCTTCACGGCTCCATACGCCCCCAAGGAGCCCTGGCTGGCCGTCAACCCCAATAGGGACAAGGTCAACGCCAAGACTGAGCAGCGTGATCCGGATTCGGTCCTGGCCTTCTACCGGGAGCTGATCCGCCTGCGTCATACCAATCCGGTCGTGGCGGCCGGCGGCTTCACCCTTCTGGATCCGGATGCGGACCAGATTTACTCATTCACCCGTTCCCTGGACCAGGCGCCCGAGCCCAAGTCGGGACCCGAGGCTGCCAGCGTTCTGGATGCCCTGCCCTGTCAGCGCCTTCTGGTTGTGGTCAATCTGAGCAGCCGCCCGGCCTCACTGCCGCCTGAAACCGCCGCACTTCTGGGCCTGGACCAAACCGGATTCACCTCCATGGCCCTCGGAGCGGTGGACCCCGATCGAATCCTCATATCCACCTACAGACCGGAGCAAACCGCCAGCTCCCTGCTGACCGGCCGTCTCTCCCCCTGGGAGGGCTTCGTCTACCGACTCTGAGGAAAACCCCGCCGTCGGCACGTTTTCCCGGCTAGAGTGGAAGTCAGCGATGCCCTGATGGGCCTGTGCGGACCGGTCGGGTCCGCGGGTCCCGGGGCGATGGGTTCGCGCTGTGGTCAATCCCGACGATTCCGGCGCGGACGGGAAAAGAAAGCGGGTTGCATGTCTCGTCTGATCATCGTCTCCAACCGTTTGCCCATGTCCTTGCAGGCACAGGAGGACGGCTCTTACACCTTGCGCCAGAACGTGGGGGGACTGGCCACGGCCATCGGCCCCTACCACCATTCCCATAAGGACTGCCTCTGGATCGGCTGGAGCGGCATCGATCCTCAGAAGTACTCGGAAAAGGAGCTGGACCGCATCCGTCAGGCCTACCGGGAGAGCCGGTGCATTCCTATCTTCCTGAGCAAGGAGGAGCTGAATGGATACTACGCCGGCTTCTCCAACAACACCCTCTGGCCGCTCTTCCATGACTTCTCGCATGAGGCCGTCTTCCGCCAGGAGGACTGGGAGATGTACCGCAAGGTCAACATGCGTTTCGCGCAGGTGGTGGAGCCGCTCATCCGCAAGGGCGACACCATCTGGGTCCAGGACTACCACCTGATGCTCCTGCCCAAGATGCTGCGCGAACGTTACCCCGATGCCTCCATCGGCTGGTTCCTGCACGTGCCCTTCCCCAGCGCCGAGATCTTCCGCTCCCTGCCATGGAGCCGCGAGATCCTGGAGGGTGTCCTGGGCGCCAACCTGATCGGCTTCCATACGGTGGACTTCTCCGCCAGCTTCCTGGCTTCGCTGCACAGGCTGCTGCCCGAACTGCCGGTCAACCGGGACGGTGTGGTCGAAATGCCTGACGGCCACCGAGCAGCCATCGACGCCTTCCCCATCGGCATCGACTACAACCTCTACCGGCGTACCGCCCACTCCGGCCTGGCCCGGGCCATGCGTCGAGGAATCGACGAGGTCTGCGGCAAGTCCCCCCGTCATCGCTACCGCACCTCGGTGACTGCCGAGGGCGTGGCGGCCAACGAAGCCGCCACATCGGACGCCAACTGGTGGAGCCACTACATGGAGAAGGACATCCCCGAGTCCACGCTGGCCAAGCAGGCGGCTTCCTCGGTGGGCAGCCGCTCCAACAAGGTCATCGTTTCGGTGGATCGGCTGGACTACACCAAGGGTCTGCCCGAGCGGCTTCAGGCCTTCGGCCGCATGCTGGACAAGTACCCTGAGTGGGTGGGCCATGTCACCTACTACCTGCTGGCCACCCCCTCGCGTGAGGTCGTCGAGTCCTATCAGCGGCTCAAGGCCCAGGTGGACCAGTTGGTGGGGGAGATCAACGGCCGCTACTCCCTGCTGGCCTGGACCCCCATCCACTACATCACCCGTTCCCTGTCCATCAAGCCTGTCTGTGGCATCTACACGGCCGGCGATGTAGCCCTGGTCACCCCCCTGCGTGACGGGATGAACCTCGTTGCCAAGGAGTACCTGGCCTGCCATGACGGACGCGACGGCACCCTGGTCCTGTCGGACATGTGCGGGGCAGCCGACGAGCTGACCGATGCCTTCATCGTCAATCCCTACGATATCGACATGGTCTGCGAGGCCCTGCACAATGCCCTGGAGATCACCCCCGAGGAGTCCAAGCGGCGCAACATCCGCATGCAGGCCCGACTCAAGGTGCGCACCGCAGCCAACTGGTGCACCTCGTTCCTCGACTCCCTGCGGCAGGTGTCCACTCCGGGCATGACGGACAGGAGGCTGCGTATGGATCACCACAACGCCATCGTTCATCAGTGGGACGGCGCCCATCGTCGTCTGGTCCTGTGCGACTATGACGGGACGCTGACCCCGCTTGTTCGCCGTCCTGAGCGGGCCAAGCCCACCCAGGCCCTTCGCCGCCTGCTGACCCAGGTGGGAAGCAATCCCGATGTGGACTTCCTGCTGGTCTCCGGCCGCAGCCATCAGATCATGCAGGACTGGTTCGGTGACCTGCCGGTGGGGCTGATTGCCGAGCATGGCGCCTGGAACCGCAACCTGCCCGGCAGCGACTCGGAGGAGTGGCAGCGGGCGAAAGGTCTGCCCGACTCCGATACCTGGCAGAAGGTGATCCGGCCCATCATGGATGAGTCGGCCACCAGGGTCCCCAACTCCTTTGTGGAGAGCAAGTCCGATGCGGTGGCCTGGCATTACCGGATGAGCGATGCCCAGGTGGCCGACCAGGAGCGTCAGGATCTGCTCCATCGCCTGCGCGGAGTAGTGGTCGGCCTGGGGTTGATGATCATGGAGAACTCCAAGGTCGTCGAGGTCACCCCTGTGGCCACCAGCAAGGGCCAGGCCATCCTGCCCTTCGTCAACAGCGGCGACTACGACTTCATGATGGCCTTGGGCGACGATGAAACGGACGAGACCATGTTCGCCGTCATGCCTGATAAGGGCTGGACCATCAAGGTCGGGCCCGGCCAGACCAAGGCCCGGCTGCGGGTCAACGATCCGACCGCGGTCACTCTGCTGCTGGCCGACCTGGGTGCCGGTGTGGCCCGTGACTCCAATGAGCCCGTGGCATCCCACGACTTCCGCGACGACCATACCGTGGTCGACGAGGCGCATGCCCAGCTCACTGACGACAAGTAAGACAGGTCACCGCTAACCGCTACCGGTGGCAGCTAGTGAATGCCGGCAAGTTTACGAGTGGCTGGTGGCGATCACCAACCACCGGCGGCAGCCTGCAATGACTATGGTCGGTCTGGTGCGACCGTTGCCTTCTGTCGCCTGTCCTGTCTGTCGGTGGCGACTGGCGAAGGGTGCCGGCAACTATTGGCCGCAGACGGACTTTTGTTCATCATACCGACTTGTTTGTCCAGCTTGGTCGCATTGGCCTACCAATCTGTCTGTTGGCATGCCGATCCGTCTGGTGTTGGTGACTCACCTGGTTATCGGCCTGGTTGTTTCAATCCTCTCTCATACTTATCTGGTCCTCGGGTGCCCAAACGTCCGATTGCTCACATGTTTTGGTTTTTGGCATGTTTGGGTGTCCACCATGTTGACGGCTGACCCCATTGGTCGGGACCGGCCGACCATACTTGGAGCATGGATACTTCAACAATCACGGCCTGTCTTGAGGCCGATCATGCCGCTGACCTGCGCAACGCCGCCCAACGTCTGGAAGGTGTTGCCCGCCATACCCTTATCGAGGAATCCGATGACCTGGGTGCGCGGATAGGCCATCGCGTTCTGCTCAAGCCGGAGAATCTGCAGCTGACCGGATCCTTCAAGATTCGTGGAGCTTATAACAAGGTGGCCTCGTTGGATCAGGACGAGCTGGACCGCGGCATCGTCACCGCCTCCGCCGGCAATCATGCCCAGGGGGTGGCTTTTGCCGCACGCAGCCGTGGCGCGAAGGCCACGATTGTCATGCCCCGGATCACTCCGCCCCTCAAGGTCGATGCCACTCGGGCCTATGGCGCCGAGGTTGTCCTGCAGGGCGAGGTCTTCGACGAAAGTTCCGATTACGCCTTGGGTCTGGCACGTGATCGCGGCATGACCTTCGTCCCGCCTTTTGACGACTACGAGGTCGTCTGCGGTCAGGGAACCATCGCCATGGAGATTCTTCAGGATGTGCACGATGTCACCGATATCGTGGTTCCCCTAGGTGGGGGCGGGCTGGGCGCCGGAGTGGCGCTCGCCGTAAAGACCTTCAAGCCTGAGATCAGAGTCATTGGAGCCACCCCGGTCGGATCTCCGGCCTGGCGTGAATCCCTGACAGCTGGTCATGTGGTCGCAGCAGACCGGATGCGTACGGCCGCCGAGGGCGTGGCCGTCAGGCGTCCCGGCGATCTGAACTACGCTCTGCTCAGCCGCTATATGGATGATCTGGTCCAGGTGACTGAAAGCGACATCTCCGAGATGATCCTATTCATGCTGGAGAAGCACAAACTGGTGGTCGAGGCGGCTGGCGCCGTCTCCCTGGCGGCCTTGGGCCAATTGGATCTGCAGTCCGAGGTCTTCCGGTCGGCCCCGGGGCCGCATGTGATCGTCCCCATTATCTCGGGCGGCAACATCGACACGGTAACCATGGGTGCGGTCATCCAGCGGGGGATGATCTCCCGCGGACGCATCATGCAGTTCGGCGTGGAGCTGCCCGACGTTCCTGGTCAGCTGGTCAAGGTGGCCACGGTCCTGGCCGATCTGCGCGCCAATGTGATCGAGCTCAACCACGATCAGTTCAAATCCTCCGGCCACTATGACAACGGCGTGCTCTTGGAAGTGACCGTGGAGACCAACGGCCCCGATCACATCACCCAGATTCTGGATACCTTGCGCAGTCGAGGCTTCCAGGTCCATCAGAACTACTGAGCACTAGGTCCCGATTGGATCCGGTGCCGGTGTCTGTGCCTGGCATCCGATGTTCGGGACAATGATGGACCATGATCATCGCCGAGAGAACAGTCAGAATGGTCGACGCCTTTGCTGGGCTTGGCTGATGGGACTTGCTGGTTCTTAAAGGGCCAATCTATGGCGATTCTTGTGCTGCCTTGCGTCTTATCACAGGCGGAGTCCCTTTCTTGATGCTCTCATGAGGCCTGCCCTTTGCGCCGGCATCGGTCAGGGCCGCGTCCCAGAGAGCGGCCGCATGCTTCAGCGACTGCTTGATTCTGGTGACGAGGTTTCGTGTTTTGGCGTAGTTCGAGCCCATTTGGTTCTGGAGCGAATTCCGTACCCCGGCCTGTGGAGGGGCGCATGATGACGCGGCTGGTGTTGTGCCTCTTCTGGGCGCCCGACTTGGGTGCTTATCCACACCATGAGCAGCCTGGGCTTCTCCCTGTCCGGCCAGATGTGGGTGATGCCTTTCCCCAGGGTCGTCACGGTCTGCGGTTGGAGGACGTGGGTATATCAGCCTATTTCGATAATCGACGAACAGATTTGCTTTATTTCTTCATTGTGCGTTGAGATGATGACGGCGGCACCTTGTTGGGCAAGTTCGCACAGTATACGTATTACGACGTTGGCGTTGTCTTGATCCAGCGCAGATGTCGGCTCGTCTGCAAGAATGACACTCGGCTGTTTGAGCAGGAGCCTTGCGAGGGCGATTCTCTGTTGTTCCCCGCCCGATAGGGTGTAAATCTTTTTCTTCTGTGAACCTTTCATCCCGACGATGTCAAGTACGCTGTCGATTCGTTCGTCCCGTTCCTTGCGATGCTCGCGCTTCTTCATTTTGAGGGGAATCTGCAGGTTACGCGATACGTTCCACTGTTCGACAAGACCATAGTTCTGGAATAGAAATCCTATGTTTTCGCGAAGACACACTCGCTGTCCCTTCCTGCTCTTGTGTAAGTAACCGGAACGGAATGTCCCTTCGTTGTAAGTGACCGATCCTTCATCGAAGTCCTCCAACAAGCCGACGCAGTTGAGCAGGGTCGTCTTGCCTGCACCGGACGGCCCGCTCACTGCGATTATGGAACCAGGTCCAGCGTCGAAGGACAGTCTCGACCATAAGGTGTGTTCTGCAAATCTCTTGGTAAGTCCTTCGACTTTCAATGTCGGCTGCATGCCTGCGTCTGTCATATGCATCTCCCTCCGCACCGCGGATTCACGGGCGTTTGATGTCGTCGGCACGGAACCTTGATTCGTATGCCGATACGGTAATGGCCATGATGAGGCTGGATCCGGCGAAGAGCAATGTTCCAGCCACCAGATCCGCAACCTTGTTCATCGAGCCGATCATGCCGACTGCCATGAGGGTCAGCAGCACCCCGGTGTTCTGCATGATAAGGAAGCCTCCATGTCTTCTGAAAAACCCGTATCCATGGATGAATTGGACGAAGGAGAGCCTGCGTCGTCTTGCGCAATACGCGGCCGAGCACACAAGGATGGCCATCATGGCAGCGGCCAGACCGAACGATATGGCTATAATGTCCCCGCGTTGCTCGTTCCTGGATAATGACAACGTATACGCCACCGAGTCTTTGGCGTTGTCAATACCCTGGAAGTTTCCAGAGATTCCATAATGGTCCAGCTTGCTTTGCAAGAGTTCCGGATCAGAGAACAATACACTATCGCTTGATGTGTATGACAGGTATACCATGGGGCTGATCAACCCTGACGATGGGGATGTGACGGCTACCACTGGATCTTTCAAAGACAGCCTCTGCTGATCTTCCGCAGGCATGAACTGGGTCCCCGAGAAGAGAGATATGTCTTGGCCCGAACGTGTGCGGACCAGGACGCCGTGAGGGTTGCAGGAATATGGTTTCTGTTTCTGGGTAACACCCAGTTGGCACTGTGTCTTGAAATATTCGGCATATTTCTTCAATAAGGCTCCGGGGTCCCCTTTATATGATGAAGGCACCAGGAGTGTGAAAGCCCCGATATCTCTTCCAACCACTTTAACCGGTTTCCCATCAAGTCCGGCAATGGATTGTTTGTCAAGATAGTTCGGACTCACTATCATCGAATCGGATCCGTCCGGTTCGTAAGGATCATTGTTCCCATCAGCGGGACGAACGGAGTCACCATTATACCCGACCAACATCGCCTTCCCCCTGCCGTCAAGATCCTCGATCACTTTCATCAGGGGAGGCGCTGCCCGGAGCATATCCTCCTGTGTGGTGTTGATTGAAAACCTCAGGACATATTGATCCGAGATGCGAGACCACTGTGCCAAGGACCGGCTGGTGCTCTGTACCGCGCTGATTCTATTCAGAGAACCGCTGATGGTGCCAAAGAGAACAGCCACTACTATGAACTGGGCAAAACCCGCAATAATGCCATCACGGAGTTCGTTGCCCTCTCCGTTGAGAACGGCGGGTATTCGATCGCGGAATGCACTGGCACCACCTAAAGCCAACGCTAGGAAGACAAGATATGCTGTCAATACAGCCACGGCGACAAACAGCGCTCGAAGGAGTCGCCAAATCTGGTGGAAGTTATTGATAAACCAGAGGAAAGGTAATCCCACTAAGGTAATTGTCACCAATCCCACGGCGAGTGTGGCGAGCAGTGACGCCAGCTCGCCGACGAGTATCCTTCCGCTGGTATAACCGTGCATCGCCTTGATCGCATGTATCTTCCTGTTCCTGGACAGGGAATACGCGGTGGAAACCACCAATGTGATGGCGATGATAACGACTCCCGCCCAAAGGCCACCCCTCCCTAACGCGTATATCATCGCAGCTATCCAGAAGCCTCGTGACCAGAGGCTTTGTGATTCGTCAACCACTATCCGGGAACGTGACAAAGCCTTGGCGAGCTGTTCCATATGCGACCTATCCGCATTGGTCGCATAGCTTCCGCGCAAGTCCTGGGTGGTAATCTCCTCAAAAGAAACTACTTTCGTTGACTGGTCACGCGTTGAAAAGGAAGGATAATCGTACCCTCCATTTCGTTGAAAAGACTTTTGGTCACCCACAAAGGCCACGAGAACACGAGACTTCATTGAATCACGAAATGAAGGTTGGATTTTGAAGACATTAATCCCTAAATTTCTTGATGCTTGAGCAATCGCACGCACGGCATCCGCCTTCGTCGCGGTATCAACCCTCTCGACGGTGAAAGAGGTACCGGTACCTGCCGGAAGCTCCTGGTCGATAGTGATAAGCATCTCGAATGTCACCACCATGGTGAGAATCAAGGAAGCCCAAACCGTCAACCGTTGAATCCAGTGAATTCGCAAATCACCTCACCCACCCAAAACAAAGAGCAGACACATGCCGGCCGACAAGGCAGGAGCTGCCATTCATGAAGCAACAACTTTCCCAAACTTCCTCATAGTCTTCTCCTTTGAAAGCAAATATGAGGCGAAACGTTCTACCGCTAACTATTCTACGCCATAAACACAGCTAACTCATTCCGGCCTCTCACACATTGAGACTGCTCTCATGTCACTGACACCGATGTGGAAATCCGAACTGGTACGATGACGCCACCACTCTTGGAACAATACCCCTGCCGGAATTCGAACAACACATAAAAGACCAGTTTGCTTGGTTACACTCACACCATGAGCATGGGATGTTTAGTGGATGCAGTGCGGAATCATGTAGAGAATGTCGCTGGTGATGACACTGGTGGGGATCGTGGCGGTCAGCCAGTTGCGGGTCTGATGTCAGCCGAGCCGGTTGCTCATCCGTCTGATCTGCTCGCTGGCCTGTCTATCGAGTGAGACCAGTGCCTCGTCGAGGTGTCGTGTGACGTCGTGGGCGAGCGAGTCGAGCCCGCTGTTCTGCTTGCTCTGCAGCCTCAAGAGTCGATCGTTCACGTACCGCTGCTCGTCGTGCATCTTTCTGAGCTGTGTTTCGTGCCTGCTCGCCGTTTGCTCCACGTTCTCCTCGAACGCCTTGTAGCCAAAGAGGATGACCTTCCTTGAGGCTTCGCTCTGCCTGTTGCCTGAGTCCTCTAGTCGCTGCAAGCTGGTCAACAGCATCTGGTTGACCTGTTCCATCGTGGAGGTTATCGTCTCCAACTACTCCCTGAGGTTCACCTGGCGGCTGGTGACCAGCTGTATCTGCGCGCCCTGGTAGTTCCTGAGCTCCTCGAGCACCTGCCTCGTCTCGCACAGTCGTGCACTCAGGTCCTCCTCGTTGCTCTGGTTCGGGTTTTTGTCCATGTCTCCTCGTTTCGTCCAGCGGCGATTGCGGGCTATAGGAACTAAACGCGTTGTTTATGTTGGGGGTTTGGCCTTGTGGCTGTAAGCGTGTTGGGTGGTTGTTAATAGGTCGGGTTGTTAATAGGGGTCTTGCAGGGGTGCCCGTTCCTGTTCGATTGGGGAATGAGAACCAGATCGAAGAGGGCCAGGCATTGCCCCATATGCCATGGGCGGATGCGCAAGCATGGGCGCAACAGATCAGGCACGCAGCGCTGGATGTGTCCGTCCTGCTCGATCACGTCCACCGCGCGCAGGCAGGACCGGGCCCGCGCCGCGCAGTTGAGGGAGTTCCTGGACCGGCTGCTGACGGGCAGGACCCGGGAACAGATGGGGGCCATGGGCGCCAGGGCCTGGCGTAAACGGGTCGGCTGGTGCTGGAACATCAAGCCGGCAATCACACCGGACGGGGTGGTCCATCACACGCTCATGGCCGACGGCACGCATATGGCACACGGCTGGTGCCTCCTGATAGCGATCGACGGGCAGACGGGCCAGGTCATCGACCGGCAGTGGTGCCATCAGGAGAACACGGCGGCCTGCACGGCCCTGTTCTCCCGCATCCCCGGGCCCGACGTGCTCATCACCGACGGCCTTCGCGGCGTGCAGAAAGCCTGCCATGCCTGCTGGCCGGGCACGCGCATCCAACGCTGCCTGGTGCACGTGCAACGCAACACCAAAACCGACCCGACACTCAAACCACGACTTCAGGCCGGCAAGGAACTCAAGCGACCCTCCGACCAGCTCACCCGGGTCCATACCATCGAGGAAGCGGTGCGTTGGGGTGAGGCCTTGAACGCCTGGCACGAAAGATGGAAAACCCCCATCGACGAACGCACCATGGCCAAGGACGACCCAGCCAACCCCAAAGCCAGCCACCAATCCTGGTGGTGGACCCACCAGGAACTCCGCCGCTGCTACCGCAGGCTCGAACACCTCTTCCAAGACAGGCAGCTCTTCGCCTTCCTGGAACCCGAACTCACCGCCGGCGGGCCAGTGGAACGCACCACCAACCGGCTGGAAGGAGGAGTCAACCCACCCATCAAACGCACCCTCCTGCAACACCACGGCCTACCCGAGAGCCACATGAGACGCGCCTGCGAATGGCACTGCTACATGAAAACCGACAACCCCGACCCCGCCAGCCTGATCAGGGACGAACACCACCAGCCACAACCAGCACCCAAACGGGAAACCAGACAGGAACAGGACGAGCCCGAACACTACGGCACCGCCATCAACTGGAACGAGTTCCACACACCAGTCAGATACCCCAACACCACACTCTGACCAACACACAACCAAACCCACACACAGAACCTAAAACAACGCGTTTAGTTCCTATAGGCCGACTTTTAACCGTCACGCAAGCAATACTTGTATTGCGTCTCAGTGTAAAGTTCGCTGTAGCTTTTCGCGTTGTGGATTCGTATGGTGCTCGGGGTTTCGTCGGGCTGTGGATTGGGGTTGGGTATGGCTGGTGAGTTTCTGTCCCTTGAGGGTGTCTCCTATCATTACGGTTCGGGCGGGGCCGGCATCACCGACGTGTCCCTGCAATGCCCGCCTGGGTCGTGGACGGCGATCATGGGGCCCTCGGGCGCGGGCAAGTCGACCCTGCTGAATTGCGCCTCGGGCCTGCTGCCGGTCGACCAGGGCTTGGTGCACATCGGGCAGCATGACCTGGCCCGGATGGGAGAGGCCGACCTGACACGTGTCAGGCGTGACCTGATCGGGTTCGTGTTTCAGGACTACAACCTCGTCGAAGCGTTCACATGCCTGCAGAACGTGATGCTGTCCTTCCTCTTCGGCGGGCCGCGCATCGAGGTCGACGACGCCGTGCGGGCCCTGCAGGCGGTGGGTCTGGATGGTTTCGCCGACGTCTATCCCTCGGACATGTCGGGCGGGCAGCGGCAGCGTGTGGCGGTGGCCAGGGCTTTGGCCTCGAGGCCCTCGGTCGTCTTTGCCGACGAGCCGACGGGCGCCCTGGACACCGCCGGCTCCCAGCTGGTGCTGGACGCCTTCGGCCAGGTGGCGGCGCGGGGGTCCACGGTGCTGATGGTGACCCACGACCCGGATGTGGCGGCCCGTGCTGGCAGCACCGTGTTCCTGGTCGACGGCCGCATCCACTCGGTGTGGTCGGGCTGCACGGCCGAGCAGCTGGCCATGCACCTGGCCGAGACCACGTTGAGCGGGGCCGACCGGTGAGCGCGGGCATGGCCTCCCCGGCCCAGCAGGCGAGCCGACCCTGGCGCAAGCGGCCAACAAGGGCCAGCCTGTCCTTCTCCCTGGTCAGGGCCCACCGCTCCTCCTACTGGATCATGTGCCTGGCCGTGTTCGCCGCCACGACCCTGTCCTGCGCGACCCTGCAGGCACGTCAGGCGGGCCTGGCCTACGACGGCCTGCACGGCCTGGAGGGCCTGAACGCCTACCACCGCATTCTGACCAAGGCCTACTACGACCTGGCATTGAACACTGTGTCGCTGATCGCGCTGGTGTTCTGCCTGCTGGTGACGGTGTTCCTGGTCCTGTCATCGGTGTCCTTCCTGGTCCAGGAAAGGCGCCGGGAATACGGCCTGATGCGGCTCAACGGCGCCTCGGGCAAACAGGTCGTGGCCATGGCCCTGCGAGAGTTCTCCCTGCCCCTGGCCCTGGCCGACGCCGCGGGATGCCTGGCCGGATCCCTGCTGACCGTTCCTGTGGGCATGGCCTTCATAAGGGCCATGGGCACCACGGACATCGACCTGCTCTTCCACCCCAGGGCCCGCCTGTGGGTGGCGGCCGTGGCCTTCGCCCTGATGATGGCGGTCTGCCTGCTGGGCGTGTGGCTGGCCACGCGCAGGTTCGGGGCCGAGACCCCCCTGAAGCTGATGACACAACCGGCCGTCAAGGACAAAAAGGCCAGCCGGTTGCGGATCGTATGCTCCCTGGCCCTGTTCCTAGCCTCTATCACGGTCGCCTTCATGCCGGTCGACCGCTCGGAGTTCTACGACCGGCTGCTGGGCTTGATCGTCCTACTGATAATCACCGTGTACGTGGCCGCCCCCCTGCTGGTCCCCCCGGTAGCATCCCTGCTGGGCCTGCTGGCCGAAAAAACCGCGGCCGGACCGGGCCTGCTGGCCCGGCAACGGGTCCGCAGGGGCAGGGCAGGCGCCACGGCCATAGCGTTGCCGGCCATGATGGCGCTGACCATTCTGGTCTCCTTCATCCTCATCATGCAGGCGGGCCGCATGAGCTCGGTGGTGCTCAGCATCGAGCCCATGAAGGCCGACGTGGTGGCCTCCTCGGACGACCTGTCCCAGGCCGGCAGGATCTCGCGCACGCTGCAGGGGCTCGGACGGGAGGTCGGCACAGCCGACATCTACCAGACCCAGCAATGGGTCCTGACCGACAAGCACGGAAACATCCAGATGGACACCTTCCCCCAGGTCACCTGGGCCCAGGCCCGTGACCTGGCCGACCCCAGCCACAAGGACACCGCCCCCAAGGTGCTCCAGGGCAGCCTGGCCGACCTGGGCGCCGGCAAGGTGGCCATAAGCAGAGCATACGACAACCAGCGCAAGCCGGGCGACACGATCACCCTCATCGACCGCCACGACAAAAGACACCAGGTCCAGGTCGTGGCCGTCATCGAGCCGCCCAAGACCACCCCCCACGTGAACATGGACATGCTCACGACCGAGGATGGCCTGCCCAGGGAGGGCGAGAACGGCCGACTGTACGCCTTCATCACCGCCCGCGACCACACCCAGGCCGACGACATAGCCCAACAGATAAGGGACACCACCCACAAGATCACCGCCTTGAACAGGCAGGACTTCATCGACGACTACATCAAGACCAGCATCAAGG
The window above is part of the Bifidobacterium asteroides DSM 20089 genome. Proteins encoded here:
- a CDS encoding bifunctional alpha,alpha-trehalose-phosphate synthase (UDP-forming)/trehalose-phosphatase translates to MSRLIIVSNRLPMSLQAQEDGSYTLRQNVGGLATAIGPYHHSHKDCLWIGWSGIDPQKYSEKELDRIRQAYRESRCIPIFLSKEELNGYYAGFSNNTLWPLFHDFSHEAVFRQEDWEMYRKVNMRFAQVVEPLIRKGDTIWVQDYHLMLLPKMLRERYPDASIGWFLHVPFPSAEIFRSLPWSREILEGVLGANLIGFHTVDFSASFLASLHRLLPELPVNRDGVVEMPDGHRAAIDAFPIGIDYNLYRRTAHSGLARAMRRGIDEVCGKSPRHRYRTSVTAEGVAANEAATSDANWWSHYMEKDIPESTLAKQAASSVGSRSNKVIVSVDRLDYTKGLPERLQAFGRMLDKYPEWVGHVTYYLLATPSREVVESYQRLKAQVDQLVGEINGRYSLLAWTPIHYITRSLSIKPVCGIYTAGDVALVTPLRDGMNLVAKEYLACHDGRDGTLVLSDMCGAADELTDAFIVNPYDIDMVCEALHNALEITPEESKRRNIRMQARLKVRTAANWCTSFLDSLRQVSTPGMTDRRLRMDHHNAIVHQWDGAHRRLVLCDYDGTLTPLVRRPERAKPTQALRRLLTQVGSNPDVDFLLVSGRSHQIMQDWFGDLPVGLIAEHGAWNRNLPGSDSEEWQRAKGLPDSDTWQKVIRPIMDESATRVPNSFVESKSDAVAWHYRMSDAQVADQERQDLLHRLRGVVVGLGLMIMENSKVVEVTPVATSKGQAILPFVNSGDYDFMMALGDDETDETMFAVMPDKGWTIKVGPGQTKARLRVNDPTAVTLLLADLGAGVARDSNEPVASHDFRDDHTVVDEAHAQLTDDK
- a CDS encoding ATP-binding cassette domain-containing protein — translated: MTDAGMQPTLKVEGLTKRFAEHTLWSRLSFDAGPGSIIAVSGPSGAGKTTLLNCVGLLEDFDEGSVTYNEGTFRSGYLHKSRKGQRVCLRENIGFLFQNYGLVEQWNVSRNLQIPLKMKKREHRKERDERIDSVLDIVGMKGSQKKKIYTLSGGEQQRIALARLLLKQPSVILADEPTSALDQDNANVVIRILCELAQQGAAVIISTHNEEIKQICSSIIEIG
- the ilvA gene encoding threonine ammonia-lyase: MDTSTITACLEADHAADLRNAAQRLEGVARHTLIEESDDLGARIGHRVLLKPENLQLTGSFKIRGAYNKVASLDQDELDRGIVTASAGNHAQGVAFAARSRGAKATIVMPRITPPLKVDATRAYGAEVVLQGEVFDESSDYALGLARDRGMTFVPPFDDYEVVCGQGTIAMEILQDVHDVTDIVVPLGGGGLGAGVALAVKTFKPEIRVIGATPVGSPAWRESLTAGHVVAADRMRTAAEGVAVRRPGDLNYALLSRYMDDLVQVTESDISEMILFMLEKHKLVVEAAGAVSLAALGQLDLQSEVFRSAPGPHVIVPIISGGNIDTVTMGAVIQRGMISRGRIMQFGVELPDVPGQLVKVATVLADLRANVIELNHDQFKSSGHYDNGVLLEVTVETNGPDHITQILDTLRSRGFQVHQNY
- a CDS encoding glycoside hydrolase family 13 protein, with product MTQEERMQLPDRVRTNGATPNPWWANAVVYQIYPRSFQDTNGDGYGDLPGITQRLDYLADLGVDVIWLSPVYKSPQDDNGYDIADYRDIDPIFGTMDDMDELLDQAHRRGIKVVMDLVVNHTSDEHAWFQASRDREDPHADWYWWRPAKAGHEPGTPGAEPNQWGSCFGGSAWQYDPQRGEYYLHLFSKKQPDLNWENPQVRQAVFDMMNWWMDRGIDGFRMDVIVMISKTVDSEGRLPGEDGSAIADGPVGPEGYSSSVPFCVDGPRLDEFLQEMRSQVFQDRQGYLTVGEAPRLAPARSGQITDPANHELDMLFLFTQTEVDTGDSKWDIRPFRVPRLKAAMDEQQQAVAKAGWASLYFDNHDQPRIVSRWGDTSSEGLRSRSAKALGLLLHMHRGTPYIYQGEELGMTNAGFTSLDQYQDLESINLYHQRVDQAHEQDPESMMAALAYMSRDNARTPMQWDSTKFAGFTAPYAPKEPWLAVNPNRDKVNAKTEQRDPDSVLAFYRELIRLRHTNPVVAAGGFTLLDPDADQIYSFTRSLDQAPEPKSGPEAASVLDALPCQRLLVVVNLSSRPASLPPETAALLGLDQTGFTSMALGAVDPDRILISTYRPEQTASSLLTGRLSPWEGFVYRL